The following coding sequences lie in one Carassius carassius chromosome 1, fCarCar2.1, whole genome shotgun sequence genomic window:
- the LOC132101763 gene encoding E3 SUMO-protein ligase ZBED1-like, translated as MMERFLQLQAAVHATLLSPALNVDESDIVTLSRADLANVEEVVKTLKPVKDATVFMSEESSPTVSLIAPVYAQLLQSMSDTIGDQPLIRDVKNAIKTDLLKRYNSEAEKKILHISSALDPRFKELPFLTEEERLDVSTGVISEAASLEERKQRTEADEAPGRTGSSGTKEELLSMDDNVSDSAGPSAPKRRASSLLLSLLGPAFINDTSEPAVQSKTADASAEEEMDLYCRSPAVPLSEDPLDCWHISSHP; from the exons ATGATGGAGAGGTTTTTGCAACTGCAAGCTGCAGTGCATGCCACCCTGCTGTCGCCTGCCCTAAATGTAGATGAAAGTGACATTGTCACTCTCAGCAGAGCTGATCTGGCTAATGTGGAGGAAGTAGTGAAGACATTAAAACCAGTGAAGGATGCCACTGTGTTTATGTCAGAGGAGAGCAGTCCTACAGTCAGCCTAATTGCACCAGTATATGCCCAACTCCTCCAGAGCATGTCCGACACTATTGGAGACCAACCACTGATCCGTGATGTGAAGAATGCCATCAAAACAGATCTCCTTAAGAGGTACAATAGTGAGGCAGAGAAAAAGATCCTTCATATATCCTCTGCCCTGGATCCTCGCTTTAAGGAGTTACCTTTCCTGACAGAGGAAGAGAGATTGGATGTCTCCACAGGAGTGATTTCAGAGGCTGCATCCCTGGAGGAG agaaaacagagaacaGAAGCAGATGAAGCGCCTGGCAGAACAGGAAGTTCAGGAACCAAGGAAGAGTTGCTGTCCATGGATGACAATGTGTCAGACTCAGCAGGCCCCTCCGCTCCCAAAAGAAGGGCCTCATCGCTGCTTTTAAGTTTGCTGGGACCTGCTTTCATCAATGACACCAGTGAACCTGCAGTACAAAGTAAGACCGCCGATGCCAGTGCTGAGGAGGAAATGGACTTGTACTGTAGATCCCCAGCTGTGCCTCTCTCTGAGGATCCCTTGGACTGCTGGCACATTTCCTCTCATCCCTAG
- the LOC132151098 gene encoding uncharacterized protein LOC132151098, which yields MQAVKMDPDLDCSPPRRPTAPWADPEWRQETEEEPEISPETPNEEIEEEIVRRAPPAKKRKSRQTAKKENVSITAPLIEVLGPDGPVMVFRPWTMIDMKEAMAHLPSPYEAGDKFSTELVTFCQEFSPTVHELRRLLAVKLGATSWHKVSGELQKEDCRREHCEWKSGWLSAVLAHALHAEEMQTAKKERVKAKTNREWQLTLVQAVSKPEGLFCAAKPAYRNGEDGKEEEEDIQMKLKETLKDGVVGSARLMNIRHSSVPDADCAKRTVIGRRIAWRTSEINKQTEARETESREEGSRESNQRSQVREVKIF from the coding sequence ATGCAAGCCGTGAAAATGGACCCTGACCTCGACtgctctccgccgagaagaccaaCAGCACCATGGGCAGATCCAGAATGGAGACAAGAGACAGAGGAAGAACCAGAAATCAGTCCTGAAACCCCCAATGAAGAAATTGAAGAGGAAATAGTGCGCAGAGCACCCCCGGCgaagaaaagaaaatcaagacAAACAGcgaaaaaagaaaatgtgagtaTAACAGCTCCATTGATTGAAGTTTTAGGTCCTGACGGGCCAGTTATGGTCTTTAGACCGTGGACTATGATTGACATGAAAGAAGCGATGGCTCACTTGCCGAGCCCGTACGAAGCAGGTGATAAATTTTCTACCGAATTAGTCACCTTCTGCCAAGAATTCAGCCCTACCGTGCACGAACTGAGGAGGCTGCTGGCAGTGAAACTGGGCGCTACGAGCTGGCATAAAGTGAGCGGAGAGCTGCAGAAAGAGGACTGTCGGAGAGAACACTGTGAATGGAAAAGTGGATGGCTATCTGCTGTTTTAGCACACGCTTTGCATGCAGAAGAGATGCAGACGGCGAAGAAGGAAAGAGTTAAAGCCAAGACCAACAGAGAGTGGCAGCTGACGCTAGTGCAAGCCGTGTCAAAGCCGGAGGGGCTATTCTGTGCAGCGAAACCAGCTTATCGAAACGGGGAAGATggaaaagaggaggaggaagatatcCAAATGAAATTGAAAGAAACTCTGAAAGATGGGGTTGTCGGATCTGCGAGACTGATGAACATACGACATTCAAGTGTACCAGATGCAGACTGTGCAAAAAGGACGGTCATTGGGCGAAGGATTGCCTGGAGGACTAGCGAAATCAACAAGCAGACTGAAGCGAGGGAGACGGAGAGCAGAGAGGAGGGGTCCAGGGAGAGCAACCAACGGTCACAAGTCAGGGAAGTGAAAATTTTCTaa